In Aliamphritea ceti, a single window of DNA contains:
- a CDS encoding DMT family transporter, giving the protein MLKIILLTSLAMLAFAGNSVLSRLALASGSIDAASFSSIRLLSGIIVLAILLPVVAKVREGEAGHFRQAFRGSYKAAAYLFIYVIGFSYAYLTLDTGVGALILFGSVQLTMILISLFAGARFQFMEWLGLMMAVVGFVYLVFPSLTEPSLLGFVLMTIAGIAWGLYTLKGRGAEQPVRDTAYNFIKTLPMIAVLTLLTLSDARFDSSGVMLAIASGAIASGLGYAIWYMALTGLQNVQAAVVQLTVPVIAAIGGVIFASESIGERLIVASLLVLGGVLCVFLSRHRAAKTA; this is encoded by the coding sequence GTGCTTAAAATCATACTGTTAACCAGTCTGGCCATGTTGGCGTTTGCCGGTAATTCAGTCCTTTCCCGGCTAGCACTGGCATCAGGAAGTATTGATGCCGCGAGCTTTAGCAGCATACGTTTGTTATCCGGAATCATCGTACTGGCGATTCTGTTACCTGTGGTAGCAAAGGTGCGAGAGGGTGAAGCAGGACATTTTCGGCAGGCTTTTCGCGGTAGCTATAAAGCGGCCGCTTATCTGTTTATTTATGTAATTGGCTTTTCGTATGCCTATTTAACACTTGATACTGGTGTAGGCGCTTTGATCCTATTTGGTTCAGTTCAGCTAACTATGATTCTGATCAGTTTGTTCGCCGGCGCACGTTTTCAGTTTATGGAATGGTTAGGATTAATGATGGCTGTAGTAGGTTTTGTATATCTGGTATTTCCAAGCCTGACCGAGCCGTCGTTGCTTGGATTTGTATTAATGACCATTGCGGGAATTGCCTGGGGCTTATACACCCTGAAAGGGCGTGGAGCAGAACAGCCAGTCAGGGATACGGCATATAACTTTATTAAAACATTACCAATGATTGCGGTGCTGACGCTGTTGACGTTGTCTGATGCACGTTTTGACAGCAGCGGTGTGATGCTGGCCATTGCATCAGGCGCGATAGCTTCAGGCCTTGGTTATGCAATCTGGTATATGGCATTAACTGGACTTCAGAATGTACAGGCTGCAGTGGTTCAGCTAACCGTCCCTGTGATCGCAGCGATTGGCGGCGTAATCTTTGCCAGCGAGTCTATTGGTGAACGGTTAATTGTAGCTTCCTTATTGGTGTTAGGGGGCGTATTGTGCGTGTTTTTGAGCAGGCATCGGGCAGCAAAAACAGCCTGA
- a CDS encoding TMEM165/GDT1 family protein, which produces MDYKVFLTIFAAVFVAELGDKTQLATMLFAADGEVSKMTVFLAASLALIVASAIGVLAGSLLSDYINPKMLSYIAGVGFIAIGALTLYQAG; this is translated from the coding sequence GTGGATTACAAGGTTTTCCTGACAATTTTTGCGGCGGTTTTTGTTGCTGAATTGGGTGACAAAACCCAACTGGCAACTATGTTATTTGCTGCTGATGGTGAAGTAAGCAAAATGACAGTGTTTCTGGCTGCATCACTGGCTCTGATTGTTGCTTCAGCAATAGGAGTGTTAGCTGGGAGTCTGCTATCAGACTATATCAATCCGAAAATGCTTTCTTATATTGCCGGTGTTGGTTTTATTGCGATAGGCGCGCTGACGTTATATCAGGCGGGTTAA
- a CDS encoding MFS transporter yields MNYPVVLFGFVLTLSSSFGQTHFISLFNEAWRTEFNLSHGEIGALYSAATLCSAICLIYLGKLIDSIDLRLYTACVMLGLGIAAWSMTGADSLLLLGASFFLLRLCGQGLSGHVGLTTVSRYAKQRRGMSLSICGLGFSVGESILPASVAMLLGWLSWRQIWQGVAWLEVLVALLLALWLLKRFYPSADEVSEQVLSGQNFSAQDSSELETAKQNSAEQEVAVVSSGWRRRQVLRDTGFWLMAPAMFAPSMFITAFFFHQQSLAGYKSIEFSFWAATIVGYSVSSIVMSLAGGAAVDRWGAKRIVSFMLLPLLASCWMVGTDLPMVSLLFFALMGASQGLYVPASGVLWVELYGTEHIGAIRALIHACMVFASALGPVSFGVLLDAGMSWSGLLWVSMIWLAVASLLLIAGLKKAGMQEQASPSLT; encoded by the coding sequence GTGAATTATCCTGTCGTGTTATTCGGTTTCGTACTGACTCTGTCATCCAGCTTTGGTCAGACGCATTTCATTTCATTGTTTAATGAAGCCTGGCGAACAGAGTTTAATCTGAGTCACGGTGAAATAGGTGCGTTGTATTCTGCTGCAACTCTTTGCAGTGCCATTTGTCTTATTTATCTTGGCAAGCTAATCGATAGCATTGATCTGCGTCTTTACACTGCTTGTGTCATGTTGGGGTTAGGAATAGCAGCTTGGTCAATGACAGGGGCTGATTCGCTGTTGTTATTGGGGGCTAGCTTCTTTCTGTTACGACTCTGCGGTCAGGGGCTGTCCGGTCATGTTGGCCTGACGACAGTAAGCCGTTACGCAAAGCAGCGCAGAGGGATGTCCCTGAGCATTTGTGGCTTAGGTTTTTCTGTTGGAGAGTCAATATTGCCTGCCAGTGTCGCGATGTTACTGGGCTGGCTTAGCTGGCGACAGATCTGGCAGGGCGTCGCATGGCTTGAGGTGCTGGTGGCACTGTTATTAGCACTATGGCTGTTAAAACGGTTCTATCCATCGGCTGATGAGGTTTCTGAACAGGTCTTATCAGGACAAAATTTTTCGGCACAAGACTCGTCAGAATTAGAAACTGCTAAGCAGAATTCTGCAGAACAAGAAGTTGCTGTTGTTAGCTCAGGTTGGCGACGACGCCAGGTATTACGTGATACAGGCTTCTGGTTGATGGCACCTGCAATGTTTGCACCTTCTATGTTTATTACGGCGTTTTTCTTTCATCAGCAGAGCTTAGCAGGCTACAAGTCCATAGAGTTTTCATTCTGGGCTGCGACAATCGTTGGATACTCAGTTAGCAGTATAGTGATGTCGCTGGCGGGTGGTGCCGCCGTCGATCGATGGGGCGCTAAGCGTATAGTCAGTTTTATGCTGCTACCTTTGCTGGCGAGTTGTTGGATGGTAGGGACAGATCTGCCAATGGTATCGCTGCTGTTTTTTGCTTTAATGGGCGCCAGTCAGGGCTTATATGTACCAGCCAGTGGTGTGCTCTGGGTTGAGCTGTATGGGACCGAGCATATAGGCGCAATACGTGCACTGATTCATGCATGTATGGTATTTGCCAGTGCGTTGGGGCCGGTTAGCTTTGGTGTATTGTTAGATGCGGGTATGAGCTGGTCTGGTTTGTTATGGGTCAGTATGATCTGGCTGGCTGTGGCTTCATTGCTGTTAATCGCTGGCCTGAAAAAAGCAGGTATGCAGGAACAAGCTTCTCCATCTTTAACTTAA
- a CDS encoding D-alanyl-D-alanine carboxypeptidase, translating to MRHWFKKLSFTAALMVSTLTFAQQPNPVLADHLSRLKPISKVALLVQNQDDGWALRADKSLVPASTLKIVTAWLAIQRWGLGHRFATEFYRDGNTLWVKGLGDPFITSEEIELIKIQLGARTDLSTITSIHLDNSFFPELRLDGRNKSDNPYDAGNAALAINFNTAAVRFRNGSLQPGEAQTPLTPLAVDLADDIPIDKQSGERRIALPGGRNMSAQYFGEVFSALVFERQLPLTIMPLNSAVEQIYSHKSSRTLEDLLVGMLKYSNNFIANQLFLLLPDGEVSIEASQLYAMQQLETAFGWQNFNVSDGAGLSRQNKLTPRQLMAVLERFRDWAYLLPSRGDRIQAKTGTFWDNHSYAGYYQDDQQQWQAFVLLINTTMKSGYRYRFADALIR from the coding sequence ATGCGACACTGGTTTAAAAAGCTGAGTTTTACGGCAGCATTAATGGTTTCAACACTGACCTTTGCTCAGCAGCCTAATCCTGTTTTGGCGGATCATTTATCCCGTCTGAAACCAATTTCGAAAGTAGCACTGTTGGTTCAGAATCAGGACGACGGCTGGGCTTTGCGGGCTGATAAGTCTCTGGTGCCGGCATCAACTTTAAAGATTGTTACAGCCTGGCTGGCTATTCAGCGTTGGGGGCTGGGACACCGTTTTGCAACGGAGTTCTATCGCGATGGTAATACGCTCTGGGTTAAAGGGCTGGGTGATCCGTTTATCACCTCAGAAGAAATCGAGTTAATAAAAATACAACTGGGTGCGCGAACTGATTTAAGCACAATTACCAGTATTCATCTGGATAACAGTTTTTTTCCTGAGTTGCGTTTAGATGGTCGCAATAAGAGCGACAACCCATATGATGCCGGGAACGCTGCGCTGGCGATCAATTTTAATACTGCCGCCGTACGGTTTAGAAATGGATCTCTTCAGCCGGGCGAAGCTCAAACTCCGCTAACACCTTTAGCCGTTGATTTAGCCGATGATATCCCAATTGATAAGCAAAGCGGTGAGCGTCGCATTGCGCTGCCCGGTGGCCGAAATATGTCTGCTCAATACTTCGGAGAAGTATTTTCAGCGTTAGTATTTGAGCGTCAGCTGCCATTAACTATCATGCCTTTAAACAGCGCAGTTGAGCAGATTTATAGCCATAAAAGCTCACGTACTCTCGAAGATTTACTCGTTGGCATGCTCAAGTATTCCAATAACTTCATTGCGAATCAGTTATTTCTGTTATTACCGGATGGCGAAGTGAGTATTGAAGCTTCACAGCTGTATGCAATGCAACAGCTGGAAACTGCGTTTGGCTGGCAGAATTTTAATGTCAGTGACGGTGCAGGTCTGTCACGGCAGAACAAGTTAACGCCGCGTCAGCTGATGGCTGTTCTGGAACGTTTTCGCGACTGGGCGTATCTGTTGCCATCCCGGGGAGATCGTATCCAGGCTAAAACTGGCACGTTTTGGGATAATCACAGCTACGCCGGATATTATCAGGATGACCAGCAACAATGGCAGGCGTTTGTATTACTGATTAATACAACTATGAAGTCTGGTTATCGATACCGCTTTGCGGATGCTCTTATTCGCTGA
- a CDS encoding DUF3859 domain-containing protein, giving the protein MLELFLSFIISLSLFLNDITYFFKAPTGQITEYGIYEEHPDDVLKTVQNSSTTNPSTKLHSLEPVLMEYTRKIAIEESVSFGFDYELHNLPNGDVEFEWQVTHPEMVKADGSSSTDYTYTRKHNMKDHSYYGYSAYTLEEPYELVAGEWTFSYSYKGKELLKQSFVTYWESSAKQ; this is encoded by the coding sequence ATGTTGGAATTATTTCTCAGTTTCATTATCTCTTTATCCCTTTTTCTTAATGATATTACATATTTTTTTAAAGCTCCTACTGGCCAGATAACAGAATATGGAATATATGAAGAACATCCTGATGATGTCCTGAAAACTGTACAAAACTCGAGTACAACCAATCCATCTACAAAACTACACAGTCTTGAACCTGTACTCATGGAATACACTCGTAAAATAGCTATTGAGGAGAGCGTATCTTTCGGGTTTGATTACGAACTGCATAATTTACCAAATGGTGATGTTGAGTTTGAATGGCAAGTCACACACCCTGAAATGGTTAAAGCAGATGGAAGCTCATCTACCGATTATACATATACACGTAAGCACAATATGAAAGATCACAGTTATTACGGATATTCAGCTTATACATTGGAAGAACCTTATGAATTGGTCGCTGGAGAATGGACATTCAGTTATAGCTATAAGGGTAAGGAACTTCTGAAACAAAGTTTTGTTACATATTGGGAGTCATCTGCTAAGCAATGA
- a CDS encoding Tn3 family transposase, with amino-acid sequence MSYKERLTILHEAEINDLYCLPSLSLEEKRVSFALNDLELDVIKSFRNRNHKCYAIALLGYFKIKPIQLNPAYKELKEDLAFIAEEYFPRFKVPRFSISSKQKTRIYDKILSLLNFEVWEVEQHQDPLRYYLQQIAKSWIDPRFLFDACTEYLARNHITIPKYTVLQRIISQVIKQERKRLSDTLTTVISNELSSDLGDLIDGESTLTVKELKQAAKSFNAPELGKELNVNKLIQPWMNEVNQVVSALSLSQQNQLHYATMVDYYSITKLKRFDRSTQQLYLLCYLQERAQINIERLADGFIYHVRKLREKAKAYAKEMAYKDWEGAAANISKAAELLYFFIDDTIDDQVSFKQIKQRVQNLLGAREIESLCLYLKKQKRTKNDYIWEYYDQHQDLIRQLIRPIFLCLTFEGSDNTQALAAQLNGMQKELLDTGQLESADRRLILSKHQLYVIDADNKVVSERYEIMLYLVAQNKLDGQLFIPTAIKYRALHDDLVGDIPWEEKDKLLKDSLLDSMNTNPAQLVKSMEQEMSDKLQRVCQRIDEGDNRNVILRNRSGKTQWRLPYSGAKTALNNPFFDRMKPINVADVLRFVHQETDFLKYFEHVRQVQSGQSDHLNDLLAALIGNGTYYGLHGMASISDRSYDHLRTVQANYLRPETLNLGNDAINDATAKLSIFKHYNIQEGLIHASADGQKFESRLDTFKTRYSSKYFGTNKGLTSMNLIANHVALNARIIGANEHESHFILDLLHNNTSEIKPDILSTDTHGVNHVNFALLNLFGYTFAPRYAQFGTVISDLFDVSEGDDNKTTLSLKKPINTALIIDEWDTIQRIIISLQQKTITQATLVRKLSGYSQNHPLLKALTEYNRMLKAMYLLDYIDDASLRAYVQRALNRGEAYHQLRRAIAHVNGNRFRGKSDDEIVLWNECARLLTNAIIYFNSLILTRLLEHFEAEGDDKKLEIIKQVSPVAWHNINLNGTYSFSFEQNTLNLDEIMQSIVQNEN; translated from the coding sequence ATGTCTTACAAAGAACGCCTGACGATACTCCATGAAGCAGAAATAAACGATTTATATTGTCTTCCCAGCCTGTCATTGGAAGAAAAACGTGTCAGCTTTGCCCTGAATGACCTAGAACTGGATGTTATTAAATCCTTCAGAAATCGTAATCATAAATGCTATGCCATTGCTTTACTGGGCTACTTTAAGATCAAGCCCATACAGCTCAATCCTGCTTACAAGGAATTGAAGGAAGACTTAGCCTTTATTGCTGAAGAATATTTCCCTAGATTTAAAGTCCCTCGCTTCAGTATTAGCAGTAAGCAGAAAACACGCATCTACGACAAGATTCTTAGCCTGTTGAACTTTGAAGTATGGGAAGTAGAGCAACATCAGGATCCTCTCAGATATTATTTACAACAGATTGCCAAATCCTGGATTGATCCACGCTTTTTATTTGATGCCTGCACCGAGTATCTGGCTCGAAATCATATAACTATCCCGAAATATACCGTACTTCAGCGGATTATCAGTCAGGTAATTAAGCAGGAACGCAAACGGCTTTCTGACACATTAACAACAGTCATATCGAATGAATTATCTTCTGATCTGGGTGATTTAATCGATGGGGAAAGCACGCTAACGGTTAAAGAACTTAAGCAGGCAGCCAAAAGTTTTAATGCCCCCGAATTGGGAAAAGAATTGAACGTCAACAAGCTCATTCAGCCTTGGATGAATGAAGTAAATCAAGTTGTATCTGCTTTGTCACTATCGCAACAGAACCAGCTTCACTATGCGACGATGGTCGATTACTATTCCATTACCAAACTGAAACGCTTCGATCGATCTACCCAGCAACTCTATTTACTTTGTTATCTTCAAGAACGAGCACAAATCAATATTGAGCGTTTGGCCGATGGCTTTATCTACCATGTTCGAAAATTGCGTGAAAAGGCAAAAGCGTATGCTAAGGAGATGGCCTATAAAGACTGGGAAGGTGCGGCAGCAAATATCAGTAAAGCAGCCGAATTACTATATTTTTTTATTGACGATACCATTGATGATCAAGTGTCATTTAAACAAATAAAACAACGGGTACAAAACTTACTTGGAGCACGGGAAATAGAATCACTGTGCCTGTATCTGAAAAAGCAAAAACGCACGAAAAATGATTATATTTGGGAATATTATGATCAACATCAGGATCTGATTCGGCAGTTGATACGCCCCATCTTTTTATGTCTGACGTTTGAAGGGTCAGACAATACGCAGGCATTAGCAGCACAACTAAATGGAATGCAAAAGGAGTTGTTAGATACCGGGCAGTTGGAGTCTGCAGACCGGCGATTAATTTTGTCCAAACATCAATTGTATGTGATCGATGCGGATAACAAAGTAGTCTCTGAACGTTACGAGATCATGCTGTATTTAGTAGCCCAAAATAAGCTGGATGGTCAACTTTTTATACCCACGGCCATCAAATATCGCGCATTACACGATGATCTGGTTGGGGATATCCCTTGGGAAGAGAAAGACAAATTACTCAAAGACTCCCTGTTAGACAGTATGAATACCAATCCTGCCCAGCTGGTCAAGTCAATGGAACAAGAGATGAGCGATAAGCTGCAGCGGGTCTGCCAGCGTATTGATGAAGGCGACAATCGAAATGTGATATTACGTAATCGTTCGGGTAAAACCCAATGGCGGCTGCCGTATTCCGGTGCTAAAACTGCGCTAAACAATCCTTTTTTTGATCGCATGAAACCCATCAACGTTGCTGACGTATTACGCTTCGTTCACCAGGAGACAGATTTTTTAAAGTACTTTGAGCATGTTCGTCAGGTACAGTCTGGGCAGAGTGATCATCTGAATGATTTATTGGCGGCCCTCATTGGCAATGGAACGTATTACGGCTTACATGGTATGGCCAGCATCTCTGATCGTTCATACGACCATTTGCGCACAGTACAAGCCAATTATTTGCGACCAGAAACGCTAAACCTCGGCAATGATGCCATTAACGATGCAACAGCAAAATTATCAATCTTCAAGCATTACAATATCCAAGAAGGACTCATTCATGCCAGTGCCGATGGGCAGAAATTCGAATCACGGTTAGATACTTTTAAAACCCGTTATTCATCGAAATATTTTGGCACAAACAAAGGACTGACATCGATGAACCTGATTGCCAATCATGTGGCATTGAATGCCCGAATTATCGGTGCTAATGAACATGAATCACACTTTATTTTGGATCTGCTTCATAACAACACCTCTGAAATTAAGCCGGATATATTGTCAACGGATACACACGGGGTTAATCATGTGAACTTTGCCTTGCTGAACCTGTTTGGCTATACCTTTGCGCCGCGCTATGCTCAGTTTGGAACGGTGATATCAGACCTTTTTGATGTGAGTGAGGGAGACGATAATAAGACGACGCTCTCATTGAAAAAGCCTATCAATACAGCACTAATTATCGATGAGTGGGATACTATTCAACGCATTATTATATCGCTGCAGCAAAAGACGATAACGCAGGCAACACTTGTTAGAAAGCTGTCTGGCTATAGTCAAAACCATCCCTTGCTGAAAGCTTTAACTGAGTACAACCGTATGCTCAAGGCCATGTACTTACTGGATTATATTGATGATGCCAGCTTAAGAGCTTATGTGCAGCGAGCATTGAATCGCGGAGAGGCTTATCATCAACTACGCCGTGCCATTGCTCATGTGAATGGTAATCGATTCAGAGGGAAATCAGACGACGAAATCGTTTTGTGGAATGAATGCGCTAGGCTGTTAACCAACGCCATTATTTATTTTAACTCGCTGATACTGACGCGATTACTCGAGCATTTTGAAGCGGAAGGTGACGATAAGAAGCTCGAAATCATCAAGCAGGTTTCACCAGTGGCCTGGCACAACATCAATTTGAACGGGACTTATAGCTTTAGCTTTGAACAAAATACACTCAATTTGGATGAGATTATGCAATCAATCGTGCAGAATGAAAATTAA
- a CDS encoding 2-keto-4-pentenoate hydratase: MASKTQIAEKFTLAFYEKKWPGELCSELKCLSIQEAYEVQDLIVAQHEKKSESVVGYKVGCTSDPIRQQFGLTEPISGRMFSPYIYPSGTTLSHSRYVNCAIEPELVIKFKHEISGQDLDYETIINAIDWVSCGIEIHNFKFWHMPPSSQELICSGGIWAGLVIGEDKVSPEGLRFDRELFQVYRNDQLVCGAQARDIMDGGPLKSLRWLINFLNVQGKVLPAGSIVIPGSPTPLVEVAAGEHITVKIDGVGQVRASFTD, encoded by the coding sequence ATGGCTTCCAAAACACAAATTGCAGAAAAATTTACTCTCGCTTTTTATGAGAAAAAATGGCCCGGCGAGCTATGCAGCGAGTTGAAATGCCTAAGCATTCAAGAAGCTTATGAAGTACAGGACCTGATTGTTGCGCAACATGAAAAGAAAAGTGAATCAGTAGTTGGATATAAAGTAGGTTGCACGAGTGACCCTATCCGGCAGCAATTTGGACTGACAGAGCCTATCAGCGGAAGAATGTTCTCACCTTACATTTATCCCAGCGGAACGACACTCTCTCATAGCCGATATGTTAACTGCGCTATAGAACCTGAATTGGTGATTAAATTTAAACACGAAATCAGCGGTCAAGATCTTGATTATGAAACGATCATCAATGCGATCGACTGGGTCAGTTGCGGTATCGAAATCCATAATTTTAAATTCTGGCACATGCCTCCCAGTTCGCAGGAGCTTATCTGTAGTGGAGGAATCTGGGCTGGTTTGGTAATCGGTGAGGATAAAGTTAGCCCTGAGGGGCTAAGGTTTGATCGGGAGCTGTTTCAGGTCTATAGGAATGATCAACTAGTTTGTGGTGCACAGGCTCGGGATATTATGGATGGTGGTCCGCTTAAATCCTTACGCTGGCTGATTAATTTTTTAAATGTACAAGGTAAGGTGCTGCCAGCTGGTAGCATCGTTATTCCGGGTTCTCCAACGCCTCTAGTAGAGGTAGCCGCTGGAGAGCACATCACAGTCAAAATTGATGGTGTAGGACAAGTAAGGGCTTCATTTACAGATTAG
- a CDS encoding TetR/AcrR family transcriptional regulator, producing MSTAKHDRQDAIQKATDLFWEKGFHATSMRNIQQAMDMRPGSIYASFGSKEGLFQESLQHYADSSKARLKACVQEASSPLEGLKLFIRDAVVGCRDKAPSGICMLVKTISELTGENEDLLEQAKGLFKEMEQAFMEVLIEAQEQGEIDSSKAPYRLARTIQVQLMGLRVYGRANDGDEAINELIDDIFDHLT from the coding sequence ATGTCAACTGCAAAGCACGATCGCCAAGATGCAATTCAAAAGGCAACGGACCTGTTCTGGGAAAAGGGTTTTCATGCCACGTCTATGCGTAACATTCAGCAAGCCATGGATATGCGCCCGGGCAGCATCTACGCGAGCTTTGGGAGTAAAGAGGGGCTATTCCAAGAAAGCCTTCAGCATTACGCAGACTCTAGCAAGGCTCGGCTTAAGGCCTGTGTCCAAGAGGCTTCGTCACCTTTGGAGGGATTGAAGTTATTTATCCGAGATGCGGTGGTCGGCTGCCGAGATAAAGCCCCTAGCGGTATCTGTATGCTGGTAAAAACGATTTCGGAACTGACTGGTGAAAATGAAGATCTTCTAGAGCAGGCTAAAGGTCTTTTCAAAGAGATGGAGCAAGCTTTTATGGAAGTTTTGATCGAGGCTCAGGAACAGGGAGAAATTGATTCCAGCAAAGCCCCGTATCGTTTAGCTCGAACAATCCAGGTTCAGTTGATGGGCCTGCGAGTGTACGGCCGTGCCAATGACGGTGATGAGGCAATTAACGAGTTGATTGATGATATCTTCGATCATTTAACCTGA
- a CDS encoding alpha/beta fold hydrolase, translating into MDFGNNFNNTQIKTNGAEINLVHGGSGYPLLLLHGYPQTHAIWHQVAPSLTDNFHVICPDLRGYGDSSKPESTSDHSPYSKRVMAQDMIEVMDALGYDQFFVAGHDRGARVTHRMALDYPDRIKKACVMDIAPTHHMFNTTDQSFATGYYHWFFLIQPDGLPERMINADPAYYLTEKLKRWSAPDATFSDEAVAEYIRCFSMPQTIHASCEDYRAAATIDLTHDEEDSNKKIECPLLVLWGSKGFVNRNYNVLQTWQERAKHVEGKALDCGHFLPEEAPSALIDELLLFFK; encoded by the coding sequence ATGGATTTCGGTAATAATTTTAACAATACACAAATAAAAACTAATGGTGCAGAAATAAATTTAGTTCATGGAGGTTCAGGCTATCCATTATTATTACTACACGGTTACCCACAAACACATGCAATTTGGCATCAAGTAGCCCCTAGCCTAACCGACAATTTCCACGTTATCTGTCCCGATTTAAGAGGATATGGAGATAGCTCCAAACCCGAAAGTACCTCTGACCACTCTCCTTATTCAAAGCGAGTAATGGCGCAAGATATGATTGAAGTTATGGACGCCCTAGGATATGACCAATTTTTTGTAGCTGGCCATGATAGAGGGGCTAGAGTGACACATCGAATGGCACTGGACTATCCAGACAGGATAAAAAAAGCATGTGTTATGGATATTGCTCCCACTCATCATATGTTCAATACAACCGATCAAAGCTTTGCTACAGGGTATTATCATTGGTTCTTTCTGATTCAACCCGACGGTTTACCGGAGCGAATGATAAATGCAGACCCTGCTTATTATCTTACTGAAAAACTTAAACGCTGGAGTGCCCCAGATGCAACGTTCTCAGATGAGGCAGTAGCTGAATATATCCGTTGCTTTAGTATGCCTCAAACTATACATGCTTCATGTGAAGACTATCGAGCCGCTGCGACTATTGATTTAACTCATGATGAAGAAGATTCGAATAAAAAAATAGAATGTCCCTTATTAGTGTTGTGGGGTTCTAAGGGATTCGTAAACCGGAATTACAATGTTCTTCAAACATGGCAAGAACGAGCAAAACATGTGGAAGGAAAGGCTTTAGATTGCGGCCATTTCCTACCTGAAGAAGCCCCTTCAGCCCTGATCGATGAATTACTTCTTTTCTTCAAATAA
- the eno gene encoding phosphopyruvate hydratase gives MSTIKRIIGREILDSRGNPTVEAEVELASGIKAIACAPSGASTGSREALELRDKEPARYLGKGVLKAVSNINDVINHALIGMDAFDQAVIDQKLIALDGTENKALLGANATLACSLAVAKAAALEKQLPLYAYIAKLNGTSGQYSMPVPMMNILNGGEHADNNIDIQEFMVQPLNFDSFSEALRCGVEIFHHLKKVLHEKGLNTAVGDEGGFAPSLESNAQALDIISVAIANAGYKLGEDVTLALDCAASELFSEGEYHLKGEGRSFDSEHFANYLDNLCQQYPIRSIEDGMDESDWEGWSHLTKQIGDHQQLVGDDLFVTNSQILQKGISCNVGNAILIKFNQIGTLSETLDAIQLAKSAGYGVIISHRSGETEDTTIADLAVGTSAGQIKTGSLCRSDRVAKYNQLLRIEAELGKQAPYPGKQFI, from the coding sequence ATGAGCACGATTAAACGAATTATAGGCCGAGAAATTTTAGACTCTCGTGGTAACCCTACTGTCGAAGCCGAAGTTGAACTAGCCTCTGGGATCAAAGCTATTGCATGTGCTCCATCAGGAGCATCAACAGGCTCTCGTGAAGCGCTTGAACTTCGTGATAAGGAGCCAGCTCGCTATTTGGGTAAAGGGGTTTTAAAAGCGGTTAGCAATATTAACGATGTCATTAACCATGCTTTGATAGGCATGGATGCTTTTGATCAGGCAGTCATTGATCAAAAACTTATCGCTCTTGATGGCACTGAAAATAAGGCTTTGTTAGGCGCTAACGCGACTCTTGCTTGCTCATTGGCCGTTGCTAAAGCGGCAGCATTAGAGAAGCAACTCCCTCTATATGCATACATCGCCAAACTTAACGGCACTTCAGGACAATACAGTATGCCCGTTCCAATGATGAATATCCTCAATGGTGGAGAACATGCTGATAACAATATTGATATTCAAGAATTTATGGTTCAGCCGCTCAACTTTGACAGTTTCAGTGAAGCCCTCCGGTGCGGTGTGGAAATTTTCCACCATCTTAAAAAAGTATTACATGAGAAAGGTTTAAACACTGCTGTTGGAGATGAAGGAGGATTTGCACCGAGTCTAGAAAGTAACGCTCAGGCATTGGACATCATCTCAGTAGCCATCGCTAATGCAGGCTACAAATTGGGTGAGGACGTAACTCTGGCGTTAGATTGTGCAGCTTCTGAGTTATTCTCGGAGGGTGAATATCACCTCAAAGGCGAAGGTAGATCCTTTGATTCAGAGCACTTCGCAAATTATCTGGACAACCTCTGCCAACAGTACCCCATTCGGTCAATAGAAGATGGAATGGACGAGTCTGATTGGGAGGGTTGGTCTCATCTCACGAAACAAATTGGTGATCATCAACAGCTGGTTGGTGACGATTTATTTGTCACTAACAGTCAAATTTTACAGAAAGGCATTAGCTGTAATGTTGGTAACGCCATTCTCATCAAGTTCAATCAAATCGGCACTTTAAGCGAAACACTAGATGCGATCCAACTCGCTAAATCTGCTGGCTATGGTGTGATTATTTCCCATCGTTCAGGTGAAACAGAAGACACCACTATTGCCGATTTAGCTGTAGGTACCTCAGCAGGACAAATCAAAACGGGATCACTTTGCCGTTCTGACAGGGTTGCCAAATACAACCAGTTACTTCGAATAGAAGCTGAACTGGGCAAACAAGCCCCCTATCCAGGTAAGCAGTTTATTTAA